CTGGCCCAGCAGCATCGCGGTGAGGCCGTGGCCCATCTCGTGGAACCACGTTGTCAGGATCGCGAAGGGATAGGTCAGATACGCACCAAATGGCAGCGCGGGCAGCATCGACACCACCAGCCCTGCGACCACCAGACGCCCGATCGCCTCGCCCTGCGAGCCGGGAGTGACGAGCGATGACATCGTCTCAGTCTGCCGCGGTGCTGGCGGTCGAATGGCCCGCAGCGTCGATCAGGATGCCGTCCTGTCGCTGCGCTTCCTCGTCCTCGTCGCGCTGTTCGCGCAGGATCGACCAGCTGGCGAGGAACAGCCCGGCCACCAGCGGGCCGAGCACGATGCCCGAAAAGCCGACGAGGCTGATCCCGCCCAGCGTGGTGATGAGGATGATCCAGTCGGGAATGCCGGTGTCGCGGCCCACCAGAATGGGGCGCAGCACATTATCGGCCGACGAGATCACGAAGAACCCGGTCAGCAGCACGAACAGCCCCTGCCATGTCTCGCCCGAAATCAGCAGCCAGATCCCCGCCGGAACCCACACCGCGCCCGAACCGATCACCGGCACCAGCGCGAAGATCGCCATGATGACGCCGAACAACAGCGCCGAAGGCACGCCTGCGATCATCAGCGTCACCGTGCCCAGCACGCCCTGCACCACCGCGACAACGCCGGTGCCCTTGATCGTCGCGCGCACGATGCCGAGGAACCGCGAGGCCAGCCGGTCGGCAATCGACCGTTCGACCGGCACCGCGCAAAGCACCGTGCGGCCGATCCGCTCGCCATCGCGCAGCAGGAAGAACATCACATAAAGCCCGACGCCGAACGACAGCAGGAAGCCGAGCGCGCCGCTGCCGATCGAGACCGCCTGCGTGGCGATCATCCCAGCGCTTTCGGTGAGCAATTCCTGAAGGCGCGTCTGCACCATCGCGATATCCGCCCACCCGCTCCGGTCGACCGCTTCCTGCGCGACGTTGGGCAGGTTGGTGTAAACCGCATCGAACAGCGCGGCGAGATCAAGCGGCTGCTGTTGCAATGTTGCGACCAGCACGAGTGCCTGTTCCAGCACCATCGATGCCACCCAGGCAGCGGGCACCATCACCACAAAGAAGATGACGAGCAGCGAGAGCCCCGCCGCCGGATTGCGCCGCCCGCGCAACCGCCGCAGCAGGTTCCGGTACAGCGGCTGGAACATGATCGCCACCAGCGCCGCCCACAGCAGGGGCTGGGCGAAAGGATAGACGATCACGGCCATCAGCAGGCTGACCACCACAAGGATGATCAGGAAGCTTGCCTGTTGCAGGTCCTCGGTGCGGTGGGGCTGGTTGGCCATCAGTATCCTTCGGGCAGTGCTAGACGTCGAGGTTCGCCACGTTAAGCGCGTTATCCTGAATGAACTCGCGCCGCGGCTCGACGATGTCACCCATCAGGCGGGTGAAGATTTCGTCGGTCACATCGGCATCCTCGACCTTCACCTGCAGCAATGCGCGGTTTTCCGGATCGAGCGTGGTTTCCCACAGCTGCTCGGCGTTCATTTCACCCAGACCCTTGTAGCGGCTGATCGAGAGGCCCTTGCGCCCGGCGGCGAAGATCGCCTCGAGCAGCTGGCTGGGGCGGCTGATCCCGTCATCCTGCGGCAGTGGCGGCGGGGCGGCGGGCTGTTCGGCCTCTCCGGCGAAGGGATCGCCGCCGGTCGCATCGGCCTCGGCCTCCGGTTCCTCGGCAGCGGCGTCGCCGGCGCGCACCAGTCGGACGGGCGAGGCATAGGTATCGGCCTGTGCGGCGGCGAGCCCGTGAAGCTTGTGCGCTTCGGTGCTGGACAGGAAGCGCGCTTCGATCTCGTGCACGTCCTTCACGCCGCGCCACATGCGTTCGAACACCACGGTGCCATCTTCGCGCTGATAGGCGCTCCAACGGGCCTCGCGGTCGCCCGCGCCGAGCCTTCCGGCGGCGCGGTCAAGCGCGGCAGCGAGCGCATCGCCGGTAAGCCCCGGCTCCAGCGCGCCGACCAGCGCCATCTGTTCGACAATCCCGCTGTCATAGCGGCGCGGAACGAAGGCGAGCAGGTTCTTGAGCCGCAACGCGCCATCAACCAGCGCGCGCAGGTCGGCCCCGCCGCGTGCGCCTTCGGTCGTTTCGATGACGCGGCCTTGCAGCCCGGCATCGACCAGATAGCGGTCCAGCGCGGGCTGATCCTTGAGGTAGACCTCGCTCCGCCCCTTGGCGACCTTGAACAGCGGCGGCTGGGCGATGAACAGGTGCCCGGCGCGGATGATGTCGGGCATCTGGCGGTGGAAGAAGGTCAGCAGCAGCGTGCGGATGTGTGCCCCGTCCACGTCAGCGTCGGTCATGATGACGATCTTGTGGTACCGCAGCTTTTCCAGATTGAACTCGTCGCGGATGCCGGTGCCCATCGCCTGGATCAGCGTGCCGACTTCCTTGGAAGAAATGATCCGGTCAAACCGCGCGCGCTCGACGTTGAGGATCTTGCCCTTGAGCGGCAGGATCGCCTGCGTCTTGCGGTCGCGGCCCTGCTTGGCCGATCCGCCTGCGGAGTCCCCTTCGACCAGGAACAATTCGGACTTGGCGGGATCGCGCTCCTGACAATCGGCCAGCTTGCCGGGCAGCGAGGCGACGCTCATCGCGCCCTTGCGGCTCATCTCGCGGGCGCGGCGGGCGGCTTCGCGCGCGGCGGCGGCGTCGATCACCTTCTGGATGATCGATTTCGCATCGCCGGGGTTTTCCTCCAGCCATTCGGACATCTTGTCGCTCATCAGCGATTCCAGCGGCGAGCGCACTTCGGAGCTGACCAGCTTGTCCTTGGTCTGGCTGGAGAACTTGGGGTCGGGCAGTTTGACGCTGACGATGGCGGTCAGGCCTTCGCGCATGTCCTCGCCCGACAGGCTGACCTTTTCCTTCTTCAGCATCCCCGAACGCTCGGCATAGTTGTTGAGCGTGCGGGTCAGCGCGGCGCGGAAGGCAGCAAGGTGCGTGCCGCCGTCGCGCTGGGGGATGTTGTTGGTGAAGGCGAGGACGTTCTCGTAGTAGGAATCGTTCCATTCCAGCGCGACGTCGATGCCGATGCCGTCCTTCTCCGCCGAGACCGAAATTGGCTCGGGGATCAGCGGCTGCTTGTTGCGGTCGAGATACTTCACGAAGGCCGCGATGCCGCCTTCGTAGTAGAGATCGTGTTCCAGCACTTCCTCGTGGCGCAGATCGCGCAGCTTGATGCGCACGCCCGAATTGAGGAACGCCAGCTCGCGGTAGCGGTGCTCCAGCTTTTCGAAATCGAATTCGGTGACATTCTTGAAGGTGTCGTGGCTCGCCTTGAAGGTGACGCGGGTGCCCTTCTTGAAGCCGTTGTCATCCGCGTTCCGGTCGCTGCGCGGGGCATCGCCCTTGACCACCAGCGGCGCCACCGCATCGCCGTGTTCGAAGCGCATCCAGTGCTCCAGCCCTTCGCGCCAGATGGTCAGTTCCAGCCATTCGGACAGCGCGTTCACCACCGACACGCCGACCCCGTGGAGACCGCCCGAAACCTTGTAGGCGTTGTCGTCCGAGGTGTTCTCGAACTTCCCGCCCGCGTGCAGCTGGGTCATGATGACCTCGGCGGCGGATACGCCTTCTTCGGTGTGCATACCGGTGGGGATGCCGCGTCCGTTATCCTCGACAGAAACCGAACCATCGGGGTTCAATTCGATCAGAACGAGGTCGCAATGCCCCGCCAGCGCCTCGTCGATGGCATTGTCGCTGACCTCGAACACCATGTGGTGCAGGCCCGATCCGTCGTCGGTATCGCCGATATACATGCCGGGCCGCTTGCGGACGGCGTCCAGGCCTTTGAGAACCTTGATGGAATCGGCGCCATATTCGCCCATCTGGCGGACGCGTTCGGGAAGGCCTTCGGGGGCCGGATCAGAAGCTTGGGGAGTGGTGTCGTTCATAGCGATCATATAGGCGGTCGGGCGCGGAAACCCAACTGCGGGAGGCCCGCTAGCGGCGCTTTTCCACGAGTGTGCAGGCTGCTTCGACGGGCGCGTCAGAAGGCGGGACGGAAATGCACCTTGCCGCGCCACATCGTGGCATCGAACAGCGGCATCATCCCGGCTTGGGTGCCGAAATCGAATTGCGTGGCGTGGCACAGCGCGGCAGTCTTGGCGGCGGCGAGATCTGCGGGCGTGTAGGAAATACTTTCGGTCAACAGCGCCGAATCAGTGGTGGCCCAGTCCGCCATGTCCTGCACCGGCGGCAGGCTCCCGTTCGGGATGCCGACATAGAGCAGCTTCGGCCGATCATCGGCGGGCCGGGCTTGCACGATCTGCGTTGTGATGGCGCTCACCAGCCGGTGGTCGGCATGGCCGTAGCCACCGTCCGGACCCCAGGTCAGCACCAGATCTGCGCCCGCAACGTGACCGGCCAGCGCCTTTGCCAGCGAGCCGTTGCGCACTTGCTCGGCCAGCTTTCCGTCGCCGAATTCGAGATTGACCACTGCGGCACCTCCCAGTTCACGCCCGGCGCACCGCGCTTCGACCTTGCGCGTCTTGGCGAGAATCTCGCCTGTGGGCAGGCCCGAGACGCCCGGCCCGGCATCGCCCGGCGTTGCGTGGACGATTGTCACGCTGTGCCCTTCGCGCATCAAAGCAGCGATGGCGGGAGCCATGAACAGCTCGTCGTCAGGGTGGGCGACCGCGACCACCACCGCCATCGGTTTGACCGGCTCCTGCGCCTGC
This DNA window, taken from Porphyrobacter sp. ULC335, encodes the following:
- a CDS encoding AI-2E family transporter is translated as MANQPHRTEDLQQASFLIILVVVSLLMAVIVYPFAQPLLWAALVAIMFQPLYRNLLRRLRGRRNPAAGLSLLVIFFVVMVPAAWVASMVLEQALVLVATLQQQPLDLAALFDAVYTNLPNVAQEAVDRSGWADIAMVQTRLQELLTESAGMIATQAVSIGSGALGFLLSFGVGLYVMFFLLRDGERIGRTVLCAVPVERSIADRLASRFLGIVRATIKGTGVVAVVQGVLGTVTLMIAGVPSALLFGVIMAIFALVPVIGSGAVWVPAGIWLLISGETWQGLFVLLTGFFVISSADNVLRPILVGRDTGIPDWIILITTLGGISLVGFSGIVLGPLVAGLFLASWSILREQRDEDEEAQRQDGILIDAAGHSTASTAAD
- the gyrB gene encoding DNA topoisomerase (ATP-hydrolyzing) subunit B, producing MNDTTPQASDPAPEGLPERVRQMGEYGADSIKVLKGLDAVRKRPGMYIGDTDDGSGLHHMVFEVSDNAIDEALAGHCDLVLIELNPDGSVSVEDNGRGIPTGMHTEEGVSAAEVIMTQLHAGGKFENTSDDNAYKVSGGLHGVGVSVVNALSEWLELTIWREGLEHWMRFEHGDAVAPLVVKGDAPRSDRNADDNGFKKGTRVTFKASHDTFKNVTEFDFEKLEHRYRELAFLNSGVRIKLRDLRHEEVLEHDLYYEGGIAAFVKYLDRNKQPLIPEPISVSAEKDGIGIDVALEWNDSYYENVLAFTNNIPQRDGGTHLAAFRAALTRTLNNYAERSGMLKKEKVSLSGEDMREGLTAIVSVKLPDPKFSSQTKDKLVSSEVRSPLESLMSDKMSEWLEENPGDAKSIIQKVIDAAAAREAARRAREMSRKGAMSVASLPGKLADCQERDPAKSELFLVEGDSAGGSAKQGRDRKTQAILPLKGKILNVERARFDRIISSKEVGTLIQAMGTGIRDEFNLEKLRYHKIVIMTDADVDGAHIRTLLLTFFHRQMPDIIRAGHLFIAQPPLFKVAKGRSEVYLKDQPALDRYLVDAGLQGRVIETTEGARGGADLRALVDGALRLKNLLAFVPRRYDSGIVEQMALVGALEPGLTGDALAAALDRAAGRLGAGDREARWSAYQREDGTVVFERMWRGVKDVHEIEARFLSSTEAHKLHGLAAAQADTYASPVRLVRAGDAAAEEPEAEADATGGDPFAGEAEQPAAPPPLPQDDGISRPSQLLEAIFAAGRKGLSISRYKGLGEMNAEQLWETTLDPENRALLQVKVEDADVTDEIFTRLMGDIVEPRREFIQDNALNVANLDV
- a CDS encoding PIG-L deacetylase family protein, which translates into the protein MIRITAAIALSALALGTAQAQEPVKPMAVVVAVAHPDDELFMAPAIAALMREGHSVTIVHATPGDAGPGVSGLPTGEILAKTRKVEARCAGRELGGAAVVNLEFGDGKLAEQVRNGSLAKALAGHVAGADLVLTWGPDGGYGHADHRLVSAITTQIVQARPADDRPKLLYVGIPNGSLPPVQDMADWATTDSALLTESISYTPADLAAAKTAALCHATQFDFGTQAGMMPLFDATMWRGKVHFRPAF